In Acidimicrobiales bacterium, the genomic stretch GGGCGAGGGCGGCGATCACGTCGGCGCGCCGCTCGGCGTCGTCTTCGGCGAGGATGCGCTGGCGGTCGACGGGCCCGGCGGGCGTCACGCCGGCGAGTTGCCACTGCCGTGTCGCCGGATCGCCCACGAGCACGTCGTCGAGGGACGGTACCTCGTAGCCGAGCCGGGCGGCGAGACCCAGCGCCTGGCGCACGGCGGCTTCGGCCACGGCGTTGGCCTCCTCCGACGGCGCCGGACCGGGTGGCGGCGTTTCGACCAGCGCCAGCGGATACGGGTCGTCGGGCAGCCACGTGACCACGCGGATGCGCTCCTCCCCGACGGCGAGGATCGCCCAGCGCCCGTCGTCGAACTCGGTTGCCTCGGCCATGCGCATGCGCGTGCCGAACGTGGTGCGCACCTCCCCGCCGCCGACTTCATGGCCGCGCTCGATCAGCACGATGCCGAAGCGGCCGTCGCCGCGCTGGAGGTCGTGGGCGAGTTGGCGGTAGCGGGGCTCGAAGATGTGCAGCGGCACCACCGACCCCGGCAACGCCACCGTGCCGAGGGGGAACATCGGCAGCGGGATCGCCACCAGCTCTTCGCCGTCGCTCACGGTGCCAGTGTGTCCGCTGGCGGCGCCTCGGGATAGGTGGCGAGCGCGGCGACCAGGCGGTCCTGCAGCGCCTCGCCGCCGGCGGCGGTGAAGTTCCCGTTCGAGATGAAGGCGAAGCGCAGCTTCGTCGTCGCCTTCGGGTCGACGATGCCAACCAACGCGGTGACACCGTCGAGCGTGCCGGTCTTGGCCCGCAGTGTCCCCTTCAGCGGCGAGTCGAGGAAGCGGTCGTCGAGCGTGCCGGTCTGGCCGGCGACGGCGAGCATCGTGCCGAGGTCGAACCCACCGGGCCGGCTCGTGAGGGTGTCGAGCAGCGCGTCGCAGGTCGCGCGGTCGGACCGGTCGAGCCCCGAGCCGTCGATCGCCTGCACCTGCTTGGGGTCGATCCCGAGCGTGCGCAGCGCCGCCGCTCGCGCCGCCACGCCCGCAGCACGGGTGGCGGGGTGATCGCCGGCGCGCCGCGACAGCTCCTTCAGCAACAACTCGGCGGTGTTGTTGTCGCTTTCCGTCAGCATCTCCGTGACGACGTTGGCGTACGTAGCCGACTCGACGGAGACCTCCTCGACAGGCGCCGCCGGACGGCTGGCCCGCGTCGTGGCGCCCGCGACGGCGATGCCAAGTCCTTGGAGTTCGGCGCGCAGTTCGTTCGCCGCTGCTATGCCTGGATCGGGCGCGGCGACGAGGGGCGCGTACGAGCTGAACCCGTCGTTCACCGCCAACGCGCCCAGCGGGCCGACGTCGCCGCCCGTGGTGTAGCCGCTGCTCCAGGTCGGGACGCGGCGCTCGTTGTCGTAGGCGTTGTCGACGACTTCGATGCCGCCCGTGACCCGCGTGATCCCGGCGGCGTGGAGCTTGGCCGCCAGTTGGGCGAAGTCGGTGAAGGGCTTCGGCGGGTGGCTGCGCGTGTCGACGTAGCTCTTGGTGGCGAGCAGTGGGTCGCCGCTGCCTTCGAGCGCCAAGAACGCCACGGCGCCCGACGCGTCCTGGCGCGGGAACCAGACGTGGGTCGTAAAGCGGCTGCGGCCGCCCGCCTTGGCGAGGAACGCAGCGGCCGTCGTGAGCTTCAGCGACGACGCCGGCATCAGCAGTTGGTCAGCGTGCACCGCCAGGATCGGCGAATCGTCGGCGCGCACCTCGGCGCACGACGTCGACGACACCGAACGCATGAAGGCGCCGACGCGACTCGCCAGACGGGTGTCGGCGATCAGGTCGCGAAAGGCCTCGGGCGCGCGGCGCGGCGAGAGGACCCCGACCGCGGGCGACGGCGACGCGTCCCCAGCGGATCCGTCCGCCCGCGTGAGCGCCACCGCGGCGCCGCCGCTGACGAGGGCGATCAACACCGCGAGCACGACGGTGGTGCGGCGCTGCCGCGCCGTCACGTGCGGTCGC encodes the following:
- a CDS encoding LON peptidase substrate-binding domain-containing protein, producing MSDGEELVAIPLPMFPLGTVALPGSVVPLHIFEPRYRQLAHDLQRGDGRFGIVLIERGHEVGGGEVRTTFGTRMRMAEATEFDDGRWAILAVGEERIRVVTWLPDDPYPLALVETPPPGPAPSEEANAVAEAAVRQALGLAARLGYEVPSLDDVLVGDPATRQWQLAGVTPAGPVDRQRILAEDDAERRADVIAALALDAAEMFALELGRREDG
- the dacB gene encoding D-alanyl-D-alanine carboxypeptidase/D-alanyl-D-alanine-endopeptidase → MTARQRRTTVVLAVLIALVSGGAAVALTRADGSAGDASPSPAVGVLSPRRAPEAFRDLIADTRLASRVGAFMRSVSSTSCAEVRADDSPILAVHADQLLMPASSLKLTTAAAFLAKAGGRSRFTTHVWFPRQDASGAVAFLALEGSGDPLLATKSYVDTRSHPPKPFTDFAQLAAKLHAAGITRVTGGIEVVDNAYDNERRVPTWSSGYTTGGDVGPLGALAVNDGFSSYAPLVAAPDPGIAAANELRAELQGLGIAVAGATTRASRPAAPVEEVSVESATYANVVTEMLTESDNNTAELLLKELSRRAGDHPATRAAGVAARAAALRTLGIDPKQVQAIDGSGLDRSDRATCDALLDTLTSRPGGFDLGTMLAVAGQTGTLDDRFLDSPLKGTLRAKTGTLDGVTALVGIVDPKATTKLRFAFISNGNFTAAGGEALQDRLVAALATYPEAPPADTLAP